The nucleotide window TTCGATGAGTTCCACCGTCCGTCCCGCGCCGGCACGTCGTCCGGTGCGCCGCTCCGCCCGCGACACGCACCGGCCGCCACCGTCCGCGCCGGATCCACGGCGACTCGCCAGGCTGCTCGTCCGCGTCTGGCTCGAGGTCCGCGCCGGGGTACGGCCGCTGGCGCAGCTCGAGCCGCTCGTCACGCCGGTCGTCTACCGGCGTCTGGCGGGCCAACTGCTCCCGTCGCGCACGTCGAAACCGGTTGCCCGCGTCGTGGCCGTCCGCGGTTGCAGCCCCGCCGCAGGTGTCTGCGAGGCCGCCGTCACCGTGACCGACGGCGTGCGCACGACTGCGGTGGCCGTTCGGCTCGAACGGCACCTCGGACGCTGGCGAGCGGTGGAGCTGACCGCGCCCGAGGCCGGGCTCGGGCCGCTGACCACCCGGCCCCTGCCGCCGGGGTGGCGGTCCCGCGACGCGTTCGACGAAGTGCTCGAACCGGACGAGGTGCCTACGGTGCCGCGCCCTCGACCCCGTGGCACTTCTTGAACTTCTTCCCGCTGCCACACGGGCACGGATCGTTGCGTCCGACCTTGTCCTCGGCGCGGTAGGTGTCTCCGGCGGCGACACGCCGCACCGTGGTCCCGTCGGACTTCTGCTCGACCGACCGGCCCGAGGCATCGGTCTGCACCGACGCCGTGGTCGAGCCACCGGAGACGGCGTAGCTCGCCGAGCCCGCCGGCGCACCGGCGCTGTAGGTCAGGCGGGCCGCCTTGTTCTCGCTCTGGCCCAGCGGAATGGCCTGCTCGACCCGCTTGGCGGCCTCCTGACCGTCACCGGCTGCGACGGCCTTCGCGGCCGGAGCGGCGTCCGCGGCGGGTGCCTCGGGTTCGTCCTGCTTGACCGGCAGGCGGAAGAAGTAGGTCGTCGCCTCCTCCTTGACCCCCGACATCATCGCCACGAACGAGTCGTAGGCCTCGCGCTGGTACTCGGTCAGCGGGTCGCGCTGGCCGACCGCGCGCAGACCGATGCCATCGCGCAGTGCGTCCATCTCGTAGAGGTGCTCGCGCCACTTGCGATCGACCACCGACAGGATCACGCGCCGTTCGATCTCGCGCATGGCCTCCTCGCCGCCGACCTCCTCCTCGCGACGCTCGTAGACCTCGAACGCGTCCTCGATGAGCGACTCGACCAGCTGGTCGCGGTCGATGCTCTCGAGGTCGATCGCCCCGAAGTCGAACCCGGTGTCGTAGACCATCTGGACCCGCTCGGCGAGACCATCGAGGTCCCACTCCTCGGGGTACACCCCTGGCGGGCAGTGCTCGTCGACCAGACCCTCGATGGTGTCTTCGACGTACTTTTGCGCCAACTCCGAGATCGTCTCGGACTCGCCCTCGAGCAGGGCCTGCCGCTGCCCGTAGACCACCTTGCGCTGCTCGTTCATGACGTCGTCGTACTTGAGGACGTTCTTGCGGCGGTCGAAGTTGAGGCTCTCCACCTGGCGCTGGGCGTTCGCCACCGCCTTGGTGACCCACTTGTGCTCGATCGGCACGTCCTCGGGGATCTTCAGGCGGGTCATGATCCGTTCGACCGCCGAGGCGTTGAACAGCCGCATGAGGTCGTCCTCGAGGGACAGGAAGAAGCGGCTGGTACCGGGGTCGCCCTGACGTCCGGAACGACCACGGAGCTGGTTGTCGACACGACGCGACTCGTGACGCTCGGTCCCGATGACGTACAGGCCACCGAGTTCCTTGACCTTGTCGCCCTCGGCCTTGAACTCGGGCTCGAGTCGTTCGATCGCCTCGAAGTAGGCGGCGTCGCGCTCCTCCGGCGGGGTGTCCTCGGGCATGCGGGCCACCTCGTGGCGCGCGACCTCCTCGGCGTTGCCGCCGAGCACGATGTCGGTACCGCGTCCAGCCATGTTGGTCGAGACCGTGACGGCGTTCAGCCGCCCGGCCTGGGCCACGATGTGGGC belongs to Egicoccus sp. AB-alg6-2 and includes:
- a CDS encoding Rv3235 family protein, with the protein product MSSTVRPAPARRPVRRSARDTHRPPPSAPDPRRLARLLVRVWLEVRAGVRPLAQLEPLVTPVVYRRLAGQLLPSRTSKPVARVVAVRGCSPAAGVCEAAVTVTDGVRTTAVAVRLERHLGRWRAVELTAPEAGLGPLTTRPLPPGWRSRDAFDEVLEPDEVPTVPRPRPRGTS
- the secA gene encoding preprotein translocase subunit SecA, producing MVMDKILRMGEGRKAKQTQKVVDAINERSDEMAALSDAELQAKTDEFRARLADGTDLEDLLVEAFAVVREAAWRVLKQRPYDVQVFGGVALHNGNIAEMKTGEGKTLTSTMPVYLNALAGKGVHIVTVNEYLAKRDAEWMGRVHNWLGLTVGVVHSGQTRDNKRAAYACDITYGTNNEFGFDYLRDNMAWDKRLQVQRGHYMALVDEVDSILVDEARTPLIISGPAEQSADLYQVFARRVAPNLTRGEEGERPGEASGDYVVDEAKRTVAVTEEGVTKVEQLLGIENMYESVNTPLIHHLQNALKAKDLFKRDREYIVVDGEVKIVDENTGRVLDGRRYSEGLHQAIEAKEGVKVKEENQTLATITLQNYYRTYDKLAGMTGTAKTEEVEFLEIYDLGVVEVPTNRPIQRDDRADLIFKSEAAKFQAVADEIAERHEAGQPILIGTTSVEKSEYLATLLTRMGIKHEVLNAKNHAREAHIVAQAGRLNAVTVSTNMAGRGTDIVLGGNAEEVARHEVARMPEDTPPEERDAAYFEAIERLEPEFKAEGDKVKELGGLYVIGTERHESRRVDNQLRGRSGRQGDPGTSRFFLSLEDDLMRLFNASAVERIMTRLKIPEDVPIEHKWVTKAVANAQRQVESLNFDRRKNVLKYDDVMNEQRKVVYGQRQALLEGESETISELAQKYVEDTIEGLVDEHCPPGVYPEEWDLDGLAERVQMVYDTGFDFGAIDLESIDRDQLVESLIEDAFEVYERREEEVGGEEAMREIERRVILSVVDRKWREHLYEMDALRDGIGLRAVGQRDPLTEYQREAYDSFVAMMSGVKEEATTYFFRLPVKQDEPEAPAADAAPAAKAVAAGDGQEAAKRVEQAIPLGQSENKAARLTYSAGAPAGSASYAVSGGSTTASVQTDASGRSVEQKSDGTTVRRVAAGDTYRAEDKVGRNDPCPCGSGKKFKKCHGVEGAAP